A single window of Brachionichthys hirsutus isolate HB-005 unplaced genomic scaffold, CSIRO-AGI_Bhir_v1 contig_853, whole genome shotgun sequence DNA harbors:
- the LOC137913772 gene encoding lethal(2) giant larvae protein homolog 1-like, producing the protein MMKFRFRRQGTDPQREKIKRELFAFNKTVEHGFPHQPSALAFDPKLQLMAIGTKSGAIKVYGAPGVEFTGLHKDTAAVTQIHFLPGQGRLLSLLDDNSIHLWELVASTQREVGGVKKEGVVCLQELRSYSLPGRPGIESCSATRVTVLLLLRSCDLLCIGAEGGGVYFLEMPSLCLKENQTLLQDQITQSLPDDYRCGKSLGPVESLQEHPQQPGKILVGYSRGLVVLWDLSTRHTEQLFLGKQQLESLVWERSGNLFVSSHNDGGYAVWAVADGSTYNHQPVSSTIPYGPFPCKAINKILWRTKQTGSPVLLYSGGMPRASYGDRHCLTIQQDKDHVTLDFTSRVIDFFTVHSVEQNKEFDDPTALVVLLEEELVVIDLQNPGWSSLPNPYLAPLHSSAITCSFHVSSVPPKLWERLVNAGKAQQGRQNAHGSWPICGGTNLAPPPKQQELLLTGHEDGTVRFWDASGVALTPLYKLSTANVFHTDCDPSDDPQDPSNDPDMQQEEEWPPFRKVGCFDPYSDDPRLGIQKITLCKYSNKLLVAGTAGQVIVLGLSDERSDHLVDVLVVDLLRDREGFTWKGHDRLEPRLKPAPFPPGFQPLVLVQCLPPASVTAVALHAEWNLISFGTSHGFGLFDYHRRNAVLARCTLHPNDSLAMEGPLSRVKSLKKSLRQSFRRIRKSRVSGKKRTITTPTSKVQEANAALAEQEDVAPVQRRIEPRSADDSLSGVVRCLCFADTFLRDGTHHGPTLWAGTNSGSVYAYALEVPGVGSGRVCERGGAGEGSVHVEALLGKEIQLMHRAPVVSICVLDGRGKPLPDPYEASQDLAIAPDMTNAHSVLIASEEQLKVFSLPKVSAKTKFKLTAHEGCRVRKLALVAFSSTAQEDYSEHALVCLTNLGDMHLFSIPGLRPQVRYDCIRKEDISGIASCVFTKNGQGFYLISPSEYERFSLSAKVLTEPLCSVQMDRPLERMPASDCTGTQLQANGTHKNQMGQTEGQIEEPPSALSSPILDTPLDSPLSCADLTLDSTGELTVEDVRDFLTTVDEAEHNLKNIKEEEERSTGILIN; encoded by the exons GTATGGCGCCCCTGGAGTGGAGTTCACAGGGCTTCACAAAGACACTGCTGCTGTCACACAAATCCACTTCCTGCCTGGACAG GGCCGCCTTCTGTCACTGCTGGACGACAACTCGATCCACCTGTGGGAGCTGGTGGCCAGCACCCAGCGGGAGGTGGGCGGGGTTAAGAAAGAGGGCGTGGTCTGTTTACAGGAACTGAGAAGCTACAGCCTTCCAGGAAGACCGGGGATTGAGAGTTGCAG TGCCACTCGGGTAACTGTCCTCCTCTTgctgaggtcatgtgacctgctCTGCATTGGAGCAGAAGGAGGGGGTGTGTACTTCCTGGAGATGCCTAGTCTGTGTCTGAAGGAAAACCAGACTTTGCTCCAGGATCAGATCACACAGAG CCTGCCAGATGATTACAGATGTGGGAAATCACTGGGGCCTGTAGAGTCTCTTCAGGAACATCCTCAGCAGCCGGGGAAGATTTTGGTTGGCTACAGCCGGGGTCTTGTGGTCCTATGGGATCTGAGCACCCGCCACACCGAGCAGCTCTTCCTTGGGAAACAG caaCTGGAGAGCCTGGTGTGGGAACGCTCTGGAAATCTGTTTGTTAGTTCCCATAATGATGGTGGTTACGCCGTATGGGCTGTCGCTGACGGCAGCACCTACAATCATCAACCCGTATCCTCCACCATACCTTATG GGCCATTTCCCTGTAAGGCCATCAACAAGATCCTGTGGAGGACGAAACAGACAGG CTCTCCAGTGTTGCTATACAGCGGAGGGATGCCCAGAGCCAGCTATGGTGACCGCCACTGTCTGACCATCCAACAAGACAAAGACCACGTCACTCTGGACTTTACCTCCCGAGTCATTGACTTCTTCACCGTTCACAGTGTCGAACAAAATAAAG AGTTCGATGACCCGACTGCGTTGGTGGTGTTGCTGGAAGAGGAGCTCGTTGTGATTGACCTACAGAACCCTGGCTGGTCCTCACTGCCCAATCCCTACCTGGCTCCCCTTCACTCCTCAGCCATCACCTGCTCCTTCCACGTCTCCAGTGTACCCCCCAAACTGTGGGAGAGGCTTGTGAACGCTGGCAAAGCACAGCAAGGCAGACAAAATGCACATGGG agttgGCCCATATGCGGAGGGACGAACCTGGCGCCTCCGCCCAAACAACaagagctgctgctgacagg aCATGAAGATGGCACTGTGCGTTTCTGGGATGCATCAGGGGTTGCTCTTACTCCACTGTACAAACTCAGCACTGCCAATGTCTTCCACACTGACTGCGACCCTAGCGACGATCCGCAGGACCCTAGCAACGACCCCGacatgcagcaggaggaggaatggcCTCCCTTCAGAAAA gtggGTTGCTTTGATCCGTACAGTGACGACCCCAGGCTCGGCATCCAAAAGATCACTCTGTGCAAATACAGCAACAAGCTGTTAGTGGCTGGAACTGCTGGACAG GTGATTGTTCTGGGTTTGAGTGATGAGCGTTCAGACCACCTGGTGGACGTGTTGGTGGTTGACCTGCTGAGGGACAGGGAGGGCTTCACCTGGAAGGGCCACGACCGGCTGGAGCCGCGCCTGAAACCGGCTCCCTTCCCTCCCGGCTTTCAGCCGCTGGTGCTGGTGCAGTGTCTTCCCCCGGCCTCTGTTACAGCAGTGGCGCTGCATGCAGAGTGGAACCTGATTTCCTTCGGGACCAGTCATGGATTCGGCCTTTTTGATTACCACAGAAGGAACGCAGTGCTGGCCAG GTGTACCCTTCACCCTAATGACTCTTTGGCAATGGAGGGCCCATTGTCCAGAGTTAAGTCCTTGAAAAAGTCCTTAAGACAGAGCTTCAGACGCATCCGCAAGAGCAGGGTGTCCGGAAAGAAACGCACCATCACCACGCCAACCAGCAAG GTCCAAGAGGCCAACGCTGCTCTGGCGGAGCAGGAAGATGTGGCTCCGGTACAGCGACGGATCGAGCCCCGGTCGGCAGACGACTCGCTGTCTGGCGTGGTCCGATGCCTCTGCTTTGCTGACACCTTTTTACGCGATG GGACACATCATGGCCCCACACTGTGGGCGGGAACCAACTCGGGCAGCGTGTACGCCTACGCTTTGGAAGTGCCCGGCGTGGGCTCGGGGCGAGTGTGCGAGCGTGGCGGCGCAGGCGAGGGCAGCGTGCATGTAGAGGCGCTGCTGGGTAAGGAGATCCAGCTGATGCACAGGGCCCCCGTCGTGTCCATCTGTGTTTTGGATGGCCGGGGGAAGCCTTTACCTGACCCGTATGAAGCATCCCAGGACCTCGCCATCGCACCGGATATGACCAACGCTCACTCTGTCCTGATCGCCTCGGAGGAACAGCTGAAG GTGTTTTCTCTCCCGAAGGTAAGCGCAAAAACCAAGTTTAAGCTCACGGCGCACGAAGGCTGTCGCGTGAGGAAGCTGGCCCTGGTGGCCTTCAGCTCCACGGCTCAGGAAGACTACAGCGAACACGCACTGGTGTGCCTGACCAACCTGGGTGACATGCACCTCTTCAGCATACCTGGACTTCGACCACAG GTGCGCTACGACTGCATCCGTAAAGAAGACATCAGTGGAATTGCGTCCTGCGTCTTCACCAAGAACGGACAAG GGTTTTACCTGATCTCTCCCTCAGAGTACGAGAGGTTCTCTCTCTCCGCTAAAGTCCTAACTGAGCCGCTCTGTTCTGTTCAGATGGACCGGCCATTAGAGCGCATGCCTGCCAG TGACTGCACAGGGACTCAGCTGCAGGCCAACGGAACCCACAAGAACCAGATGGGTCAGACTGAGG GCCAAATAGAAGAACCCCCAAGTGCCCTTTCTTCTCCCATCCTGGACACCCCCCTGGACTCCCCCCTCAGCTGTGCTGACCTCACCCTCGACTCCACGGGAGAGCTGACTGTGGAAGATGTCCGGGATTTTCTGAC CACTGTGGACGAGGCGGAGCATAACCTAAAGAAcattaaagaggaggaggagcgctccaCCGGCATCCTCATCAACTGA
- the LOC137913760 gene encoding protein flightless-1 homolog, translating to MVAKWLPPGVLPFIRGVDLSGNDFKGGYFPEHVKCMSSLRWLKLNRTGLCYLPEELASLQKLEHLSVSHNSLTTLHGELSSLPNLRAVVARANNLKNSGVPDDIFQLDDLSVLDLSYNQLTEIPRDLENSRNMLVLNLSHNGIDSIPNQLFINLTDLLYLDLSDNKLDSLPPQMRRLVHLQTLILNNNPLMHAQLRQLPAMVALQTLHLRNTQRTQNNMPTSLEGLTNLADVDLSCNDLIRVPECLYSLGSLKRLNLSSNQISELSLCIDQWTQLETLNLSRNQLTSLPSAICKLSKLKKLYVNSNKLDFDGVPPGVGKLSNLTEFMAANNNLELIPEGLCRCGKLKKLVLNKNRLVTLPEAIHFLTDLEVLDVRENPNLIMPPKPVDRAAEWYNIDFSLQNQLRLAGASPATVAAAGGGASPRDPLARKMRLRRRKDCSQDDQAKQVLKGMSDVAQEKKNLEEDGDLKYGDLKTRRWDKSLEKPQLDYSEYFMDDAGQIPGVTVWQIENFVPLQVDETFHGKFYEADCYIVLKTSLDDNGALTWQIFYWIGQEATLDKKAGSAIHAVNLRNFLGAEYRTIREEMGDESDEFSAVFNNEISYIEGGTASGFYTVEETQQAVRLYRVYGKKNIRLESVALKASSLDPRYVFLLDTALEIFIWRGANATLSSTTKARLFAEKINKNERKGKAEITVLMQNQEPPGFWETLGGQPEEIKKHVPDNFSPIRPKLYKVGLGLGYLELPQVNYKLSVEHKDHKVKLDTLPELRLVQSLLDTKCVYILDCWSDVFIWIGRKSPRLVRAAALKLGQEICSMLHRPKHTCVTRNLESTECQVFKSKFKNWDDVLKVDYTRAAETIQQTDNLQGKVKKDAEQKDQMKADLTALFLPRQPAMPLTEAEQLMEEWNEDLDGMEGFVLEGKKFARLPEEEFGHFHTQDCYVFLCRYWVPVEYEDEEKGKKEGKGGKGGGGAAEEEEEDKQPEEDFQCVVYFWQGRKASNMGWLTFTFSLQKKFESLFSGKLKVVRMTQQQENLKFLSHFKRKFIIHNGKRKQMLDAAQPSLYHGRTNGSALCTRTIQIGTDSSNLNSEFCFILKVPFESTDNQGIVYTWVGRAADPDEAKLAEDIMNCMFDDTYSKQVINEGEEPENFFWVGIGSQKQYDEDADYMKHARLFRCSNEKGYFAVSEKCSDFCQDDLADDDIMLLDNGKEVYMWVGTQTSQVEIKLSLKACQVYIQHMRSKEAEHPRKLRLVRKGNEPHCFMRCFHAWGTFKSPPS from the exons GATTTGAGCTATAATCAGCTGACGGAGATCCCGAGAGACTTGGAGAACAGCAGGAACATGCTGGTGTTGAATCTCAGCCACAACGGCATCGACTCCATTCCCAACCAGCTGTTCATCAACCTGACAGACCTGCTCTATCTGGACCTGAGCGACAACAAGCTGGACAGTCTGccaccccagatgagacgcctAGTTCACCTGCAGACGCTCATTCTGAACAACAACCCGTTAATGCACGCACAACTGCG CCAGCTGCCAGCCATGGTGGCATTACAAACCCTCCACCTGAGAAACACCCAGAGGACCCAGAACAACATGCCCACCAGCCTGGAGGGACTGACAAATTTAGCAG ATGTTGATCTGTCATGTAATGACTTGATTCGGGTGCCCGAGTGCCTCTATTCACTGGGAAGTTTGAAGAGACTCAACCTGAGCAGTAACCAGATCTCTGAACTGTCCCTCTGCATTGACCAGTGGACTCAACTGGAGACACTTAACCTAAGTCGCAACCAGCTGACTTCATTGCCT TCTGCGATCTGTAAACTGTCCAAACTGAAAAAGCTTTATGTTAACTCCAACAAACTGGACTTTGATGGCGTTCCTCCCGGTGTTGGAAAACTGTCCAACCTGACAGAGTTCATGGCTGCCAACAATAACCTGGAACTGATCCCTGAGGGTCTCtgcag GTGTGGCAAGCTGAAGAAGCTGGTGCTGAATAAAAACCGCCTTGTGACGCTGCCAGAAGCCATCCACTTCTTGACTGATTTAGAG GTTCTGGACGTGCGTGAAAACCCCAACCTGATAATGCCTCCTAAACCAGTTGACCGAGCAGCAGAGTGGTACAACATCGACTTCTCCCTTCAGAACCAGCTGAGGCTGGCCGGGGCTTCGCCTGCTACAGTAGCTGCTGCCGGAGGAG GAGCCAGCCCCCGAGATCCCCTGGCGAGGAAGATGAGgctaaggaggaggaaggactgTTCGCAGGACGATCAGGCGAAGCAAGTGCTGAAGGGCATGAGTGACGTCgcacaagagaagaagaacttGGAG GAGGACGGTGATTTGAAATACGGTGATCTAAAGACCAGGCGCTGGGACAAGAGTCTGGAAAAACCTCAACTGGACTACTCAGAGTACTTTATGGATGATGCAGGACAg ATTCCAGGTGTAACGGTGTGGCAGATAGAAAACTTTGTTCCCCTCCAAGTGGATGAAACATTTCATGGCAAATTCTATGAGGCTGATTGCTACATCGTCCTTAAG ACGTCCCTGGATGACAACGGTGCGTTGACCTGGCAGATTTTCTACTGGATCGGTCAGGAGGCAACTCTGGACAAGAAGGCCGGCTCTGCCATCCATGCCGTCAACCTCAGAAATTTCCTCGGAGCAGAGTACAGGACGATACGGGAAGAGATGGGTGATGAGAGCGACGAGTTCAGTGCT GTGTTTAACAACGAGATCTCCTACATAGAAGGAGGAACAGCCAGTGGATTCTACACTgtggaggagacgcagcaggcTGTCCG GTTGTACAGAGTTTACGGCAAGAAGAATATCAGACTGGAGTCCGTAGCCTTGAAAGCCTCCTCCCTGGATCCGCG TTATGTCTTCCTGTTGGACACGGCCCTGGAAATCTTCATCTGGAGAGGCGCCAATGCCACGCTCAGCAGCACAACAAAGGCCAG GTTATTTGCAGAAAAGATAAATAAGAATGAGCGTAAGGGGAAGGCAGAGATCACAGTCCTCATGCAGAACCAGGAGCCTCCGGGGTTCTGGGAGACACTGGGAGGACAGCCGGAGGAGATCAAGAAGCACGTACCAGACAACTTCTCTCCGATCAGACCCAAGCTCTACAAG GTGGGTTTGGGCCTGGGGTACCTGGAGCTGCCACAGGTCAACTACAAGCTGTCAGTTGAGCACAAAGACCACAAAGTGAAACTGGACACGCTACCGGAGCTGAGACTG GTGCAGTCCCTGCTTGACACAAAGTGCGTGTACATCCTGGACTGCTGGTCTGATGTGTTCATCTGGATCGGGAGGAAGTCTCCGCGTCTTGTCCGAGCCGCCGCCTTAAAACTGGGTCAGGAGATCTGCTCCATGCTGCACCGGCCCAAACACACCTGCGTCACTCGAAACCTGGAGAGCACCGAGTGCCAG GTGTTTAAATCCAAGTTTAAGAACTGGGATGATGTGTTGAAGGTTGACTACACCAGAGCGGCGGAGACCATTCAGCAGACGGACAATCTGCAGGGAAAG GTGAAGAAGGACGCAGAGCAGAAAGACCAGATGAAAGCCGACCTCACAGCTCTCTTCCTCCCCCGGCAGCCAGCCATGCCCCTAACTGAG GCTGAGCAACTGATGGAGGAGTGGAACGAGGACCTGGATGGAATGGAAGGATTTGTGTTGGAAGGAAAGAAATTTGCTCGCCTGCCTGAGGAAGAGTTCGGTCACTTCCATACCCAGGACTGCTacgtcttcctctgcag ATACTGGGTGCCCGTGGAGtatgaagatgaagagaaagggaagaaggAGGGCAAAGGCGgcaaaggaggtggaggagcagctgaggaggaggaggaggacaaacagCCTGAGGAGGACTTCCAGTGTGTCGTGTACTTCTGGCAGGGCAGGAAAGCCTCTAACATGGGCTGGCTCACGTTTACCTTCTCCCTGCAGAAGAAGTTTGAGAGTCTATTCTCTGGAAAACTGAAG GTGGTGCGCATGACCCAGCAGCAGGAGAACCTGAAGTTCCTGTCCCATTTCAAGAGGAAGTTCATCATCCACAATGGGAAGAGGAAACAGATGCTTGACGCCGCTCAGCCCTCCCTCTACCACGGACGCACCAATGGCAGCGCGCTTTGCACCAG GACCATCCAGATCGGAACAGACTCCAGCAATCTCAACTCGGAGTTCTGCTTCATCCTCAAG GTTCCGTTTGAGAGCACAGACAATCAAGGCATCGTTTACACGTGGGTGGGAAGAGCTGCGGATCCCGACGAAGCCAAACTGGCCGAGGACATCATGAACTGCATGTTCGATGACACGTACAGCAAAcag GTAATtaatgagggggaggagccagagaACTTCTTCTGGGTGGGGATTGGTTCACAGAAGCAGTACGATGAAGATGCAGATTATATGAAACACGCTCGTCTCTTCAG GTGTTCAAATGAGAAGGGTTATTTCGCTGTGTCGGAGAAGTGCTCAGACTTCTGCCAGGACGACTTGGCCGATGACGACATCATGCTGCTGGACAACGGCAAAGAG GTGTACATGTGGGTCGGTACTCAGACCAGCCAGGTGGAGATTAAACTTAGCCTGAAAGCCTGCCAG gtTTACATCCAGCATATGCGTTCTAAAGAAGCGGAACACCCAAGGAAGCTGCGGCTGGTGCGGAAAGGGAACGAACCCCACTGCTTCATGCGCTGCTTCCACGCCTGGGGGACTTTCAAATCTCCACCCTCATAG